In Acidaminococcales bacterium, the genomic window AAAAAAGCAAAACAAGCAAAGCAATAAAAAAAGTATGGATAGAGAGCCATATTATAAACGCAAAGGATGGGTAAATTATGGGCGCCGAAAAAACAAAAAACATTATTAAAGATGTTGTTATCGTAGGAATGTGCCGGACGGCCATCGGTAAATTTCAAGGTTCTTTGTCTTCCGTGCCGGCCGTGGAGCTGGCCAAAACAGTTTCGGCGGCGGCTATTAAAAGGGCGGGCGCCGCCCCTGAAAACATCGATGAAGTCGTGCTTGGCACCGTTTATAAACACGGCATGAAAGGAAACCCCGCGCGGCAAGTGCAACTGGCCTTGGGCATACCGATAGCGGGCGCGGCGGTAACGGTCGAGCAGCAATGCGCTTCCAGCATGCGCGCCTTGGAAATAGCCTGCCAGCAAATACAACTGGGCAAAACGGAAGCCGCCCTGGTTTGCGGCGTGGAAAGCATGTCCAATGTCCCCTATATGTTGCTGAACGCGCGCAAAGGATTTGTCATCGGCCCGTCGCGGGCGGAGGACGCCATGCAGTACGACGCTTTGACGGATGCCTTCTCCGGCGAAAGCATCATGCGGACAGCCGAAAACGTTGCGCAAAAATACAACGCCAGCCGCAAAGAACAGGATGAATACGCCCTGTTAAGCCAGCAAAGAGCCGATGCCGCCATAAAGGCAGGCGTTTTCAAAGAAGAGATCATACCTGTTGAAATAAAAACGCGCAAAGGCACGGTCGTTTTTGATACCGACGAGCATCCGCGCGCCGTCACCCTCCAAGAACTTTCCGCGCTTAAACCGGCCTTCATGAAAGACGGCACGGTAACGGCGGGCAACGCCTCCGGCATCAACGACGGCGCCAGCGCGGCGGTGATAATGTCCGAAGACAAAGCCAAAAGCCTTGGCCTCAAGCCGCTGGCGCGCATCCTGTCAACGGCAACGGCTGGCTGCGCGCCGGAACTAATGGGAATAGGCCCTATTTACGCCATTCCCAAAGCCATTGAATTGGCCGGGCTGCAAAAGGGCGACATCGACTATTATGAAATAAACGAAGCTTTCGCCGCGCAGGTAGTGCCGTGCCTTAAAATACTGGAAATACCTCTCGGGCAGGTAAACGCGAACGGATCCGGCATCGCGCTGGGGCATCCCGTAGGCATGACCGGCTTGCGCCTGATCATCAGCGGTTATTATGAACTGAAGCGCCGGGGGATGAAAATCGGCTGCGCTTCGCTTTGCGCGGGCGGCGGCCCGGCGATGGCGGCCGTATATGAAGTTATAAATTAAAAGAATGTGAGGGGTATTGCAGCCTATGGAATTTGAAACGCTTAAACTTTCCCATGACGATTTTATATCCACGGTCACCATTGACAATCCGCCGATCAACGCCATTGACGCAAGGGCTGTCGAAGATTTGGACGCGGCTTTCTCCGAACTGGCCAATAGGGAAAATTTGCGCGCCGTGATACTGGCCAGCGCGTTAAAAAAAGTTTTCATCGCGGGCGCGGATATAAACCAATTTATCGCTTGGAAGAAAAAAGACGGCATCATGGTTACCAGCAGGGGGCACGAGGTATTAAGAAAAATCGCGCATTTCAGCAAACCCGTCATCTGCGCCATCAACGGCGTTGCTTTTGGCGGCGGCCTGGAAATAGCCTTGGCTTGCGATATAAGGGTAATCGACAAAAAGGCGCAGGTCGGCCTTCCGGAAACAGGATTGGGCGTCGTGCCCGGCTACGGCGGAACACAAAGGCTGCCGCGGCTGGTTGGCCCGGGCATGGCCAAAAAATTGATTCTCACGGCACAAGCCATCGGCGCGGAAGAAGCTTATAGAATAGGGATCGCGGAGGTGCTCGCCGAAGCGGGGGAATGTCTGGCCGAAGCGAGGAAAATGGCGGAAAGGATAAGCGCGCAAGCTCCCCTGGCCATCTCCGCCGGGAAAAGATGCGTGGACTTCGCCATGGAAGAATCCTTAGAGGACGGCATTAAATTTGAAATACAGTCCGTGGGCGAACTTGCCGACACGGAAGACAAAACGGAAGGCTCGTCCGCTTTTTTGGAAAAACGGCCGGCCGTATTCAAGAATAAGTAACATAGGCGGAATTTATGGACAAATACAAGAAAGAATACCTAAACAAAAAAATGACGCCCGCGGAAATCGCCTCTTATGTAAAGTCCGGTTTTGTTTGCGCCTGCCCTTCCGCCCTCGGCGAACCGCGCTCCATCGTAAGGGCTGTCTGCGCCCATGCTTTGCGCGCCAACCTTAAAGACGTTCGGCATAACATAACCTTTCCGCAATATCCCCTGCCCCTTTACGACGACGAAACAATAAGCGGCCACGTGCGCGGCGTGCTTTGGTTCGTCGGAGCCGTTTCGCGCAAAGCCGTAAATGAAGGCCGGGCGGACATGATGCCTTGCTATTATAAAGACATTCCCGGCTTATGGCAAAATACTGTAAAAGCGGATGTTTTTTACGCTGCGGTTTCGCCGATGGACAAACACGGCTATTTCAGTTTTGGACTTACCGGCAGCGAAGCCGTAGCGCAAATGGAAAGGGCGGATTTGCGCTTTCTGGAAGTAAACTCCACCGTCCCGCGCACGCACGGCAGCGCCTTCATACACATTTCGCAAATAACGGGCCTCTGCGAAAGCGACGAGGCGGTCATGACTTTGCCGGAGCCGGGCGAGATGGACGCGGATAGCCTAAGCATCGGCAAATATGTCGCCGCGGAAATAGAAAACGGCTCAACGCTGCAACTGGGCTGGGGCAACGTGCCCAGCGCGGCAGGGCAAGCCCTGGCGGACAAACAGGATCTCGGCATCCATACGGAACTGTTTACCGACAGCATGCTTTCGCTGATCGAATGTGGCGCGGTAACCAACAGCCGCAAGAACATTGACCGCTACAAAAACATTACGGCTTTCGCCTTGGGCAGCCGTAAGTTGTATGATTTCATGGACGACAACCAGGCAGTGGAAATCCGTGCGGTTGACTATGTAAACGATCCGGGCGTAATCGCGCTGAACGACAAAGCCGTTTCCGTAAACGCGGGCCTGGAAATCGACTTTTTGGG contains:
- a CDS encoding thiolase family protein yields the protein MGAEKTKNIIKDVVIVGMCRTAIGKFQGSLSSVPAVELAKTVSAAAIKRAGAAPENIDEVVLGTVYKHGMKGNPARQVQLALGIPIAGAAVTVEQQCASSMRALEIACQQIQLGKTEAALVCGVESMSNVPYMLLNARKGFVIGPSRAEDAMQYDALTDAFSGESIMRTAENVAQKYNASRKEQDEYALLSQQRADAAIKAGVFKEEIIPVEIKTRKGTVVFDTDEHPRAVTLQELSALKPAFMKDGTVTAGNASGINDGASAAVIMSEDKAKSLGLKPLARILSTATAGCAPELMGIGPIYAIPKAIELAGLQKGDIDYYEINEAFAAQVVPCLKILEIPLGQVNANGSGIALGHPVGMTGLRLIISGYYELKRRGMKIGCASLCAGGGPAMAAVYEVIN
- a CDS encoding enoyl-CoA hydratase/isomerase family protein, whose amino-acid sequence is MEFETLKLSHDDFISTVTIDNPPINAIDARAVEDLDAAFSELANRENLRAVILASALKKVFIAGADINQFIAWKKKDGIMVTSRGHEVLRKIAHFSKPVICAINGVAFGGGLEIALACDIRVIDKKAQVGLPETGLGVVPGYGGTQRLPRLVGPGMAKKLILTAQAIGAEEAYRIGIAEVLAEAGECLAEARKMAERISAQAPLAISAGKRCVDFAMEESLEDGIKFEIQSVGELADTEDKTEGSSAFLEKRPAVFKNK